ACATGTGATATGGTGTTTGAAACTTCGAGACACAGGATGACATCCGATTTATCGAGTAAGTAGCTGTTAAGACTGCCTGCCCCCATAAAACTTTGGGCACGTGTGGTGAACATGAGAGACCTAGCAACCTCTAGAATGTGTTTATTTTCTCTCAGCCACCCCATTTTGTTGTGGAAAGTCAACACAAGAACTTTGATGTATGATGCCTATACTCAGAAGATAAGCTCCTTGAttgttttcaaaatattatgttGCATTGTCAGTTCCCAACACTTGTATCTTAGTTTGAAATTAGTTTGAACCActgttgaaatttttgaaaatttgacagACCTCTTATTTTTCTTTCATGAGAAATAGCCGTGCAATTCTTGTGTGATCATCTACAAATAACACAAACCATCTAGTGTCcgtgatattttttattttggatGGCATGACTATGAATCATGGAAAAAGGATAAGATGTTTCTTATGGTTGAATGTGATAGGAGTTATGGAAATGTTTCGATAGTCGACACACATCACATTGGAACAATTTTGGATTTTTATTTATGAGTTAAAAGAAGAAATCAACTTTTGAAGATGCACAAAATTTGGATGTCCTAGACGATAGTATCATAAAATGATAGCACCATCCTTATTGGAAGAAGAAACTAAGCTATTACTTGGCTGACATTTAGACCCAACACATACTTGTTGTGAGTTTGTCTTCTGGGAGGTTCATTGATTTTGAGGAGGTAAAGTCCTAAGCACGTTCAAGTCCACAGATAACAGGTTGGAATCTAAATTAGGAACATGGACATGTTTTAATTCTAGAGCCTGCCTTTGAGAGAATGATAGAATCTGTTGCCATCATGGAAAAATGATATATCTCCCGTTAAATGGTCTGAAGCTCCAGAGTCTATATTCCACATGTTCTTGTTTTCTGATTTTGCAGTGAAGGCATTTGAAAGATTACCTTTTTGAGCCAATGATCCTGTTCCGATGTTATTTTGGGATGACAATTGTAAGAACATCTTCTGAAGGGCTTCAAGTTGTTCACTGTTGAATGGATTGGATGTCAAAATAGGATTTCCATCTTCAGTGGCAGCATGATTGTTGCAATTTTCTTTCTCAGGTGCCGCTTTCGAAGACTTCCAATCAGCGGGTTTGCCATGTAACTCCCAACATGTCTCTCTGGCGTGCCTGCTTTGTTGAATAATCGCACCATCGTCTTTGTTTCTTTGATCGATTGTAATGGTTGGTATTTTGTGTTCCTCGTATTTTCTGTATAGGGGCAACTGATTAATCTCCAAGCATACCTTTTTCCTGCTTTCTTCTCTGAGAACTTCGGAGAAAACTTCTCGGATGCTGGATATGGGTTTCATTCCATGAATTCTTCCTCGTACTTCATCTAAGTTCTTGTTGACTCCCGTTAAGAACCTAAAAATTCTTCTCTTTTCTACGATCTCTTTGAATTTCTTGGCATCTTCTGGACAGCCCCATCTATGGTCCTAAAATACATCAAGTTGCTGGCACTGCCGAGTGAGAAAATTGTAGTACTGAGTGACGGAAAGATCTCCCTGCCGAAGATCATGAAGAGCTGTTTCTATTTCGAAGATTGCTGAGGTGTTTTCTTTGCTTGAATAAAATTCTTTTGCTGCATCCCAGATTTCTTTAGCAGTCGCATATAGTGGAAAATTTTCACCTATCTAGTTGGTAATGGAGTTTACCAGCCAGCACATGACCATCTTGTTCTCTGTTTTCCAGAGTTTGAATTTAGGATCCCCTGGCTTTGGACAAACAACTTCACCTGTTAGGTATTCATCTTTTCCTTCTCCACTGACATACATCATAACGGATTGAGACCATTGAAGATAATTATTCCCATTTAGTTTGTGCTCTTTAATGAGAATAGTACTCTCTGCCGAATAATCTCCAGATATAGTTGAGTGTTCTCTGTCACTGGCCACGCCGTATTTGGTCATAGAGAAATTTTGATCTAATGGTTTAGAGAGAGATTTTATACCAAATGATGAGGAAAAAACAATATAGTAAAGAAACTAAAATAGGAAAAAACTAGTAAGATGGAGACTAGAATAAGGTATTGTCCTAATCTCCTTATTTTTGGAAAGAATAAATCTTGCAGATCCCTAGAAATCAAGGCAGATTTCGACACAAGCTCATTTGTAAAAAGAGAATAAGTTGATATATTGCTCTCCaatcatatttttttgtaaGCATTTGATAGTGATAAAAGTTTTCTTTTGTCTGCATCTTCTTATTTGAGGATAGATCAATTTAATCTTGATCGACTGTTGTGAATTCTGGTTCTGTCCTTTGTTAGGCACCAGCTGACTACGAAGGTCTAAATTTTCAAACTAGAGCATTGCAACAAAGCAATGTTCATCTTACTTGGGATGAAGATGAACCACAGCGCGCGAAGACCTTGAAAAGAAAACTAAATACTGATCAGGTTCgagtttatttatgtttattggtTGCCTTTTGCTTACACACTATCATGCAAGATTCACAATTTTGCCTGGGTcctatcacacacacacactataaAATGTTTAAAGTATGATCATGTTCTGTCTGTCTATGGAAAAGTTATTCAATGTGAATCAACATTATCAACATTATAATGAAATGATCTAATATATAATTACCTTACGTGTAGAAATTCTTTATTTGTGGAAGTTGGCGAGAGCATTAATATTgatgagataaaaaaaaatcacatccaATAAAATACCTGGAACCGATTATCACGAACCAATTTCTTCAATAAGCCGAATCAAACCGCTCCAGAAATATAACTGGGTATCAAAGAAAAAGGGTGAGATGACTCCGCCCGGAGGCAAAGCCACTCCGATGCTCAAGTCAGTATCTGAGAGAAAAAATACAAGAATAATGTAAATACTTGTAGATGAAAGCGTACCTTGATTAGGGTTAGGAGTTCTTTATTTATAGGTGTAGAGTCTTAGATGATATGAAATTTTGTAATATATGACCACTAGATTTGTGCATATTCATGAAATATTCTGTAATATCTCTAAAATATAATTGATGATATGATAAGATTTTTACCATATCATCAATAGTACCCCCGCAAATGAATGAAATGATAGAGGTACGTTTAAAtgaaagaaattatattttagagtattcaagaaaatattcTAATTGCCTGTAATAATATGCTTTGAGCGTTTGTTGTGGAGTGTGTTTTATGGGATGAACCAAATTAAGCGGCCAATATAGTCATCTGATATTGAATAGATAGTCAAATGATATTTCTGGTCGAGTAGGTAGAGAGTCAAAAGAGCCTAGAGTGGCTATATTGCTCAATTAGAAGTCGAGTCAAGATGTCGAGACCAGCATAAGATCAAACATCGAGATATATCGATTGTCGCGAGAACATAGTACGTGTTCGAGTATACCACGATTAAGAGTCCGAACAAAAATACAGTTTGATATGATGATCTGAGCTGTTTGAAATTCATACACAAATAAGAGTTGACGAAGACCTGCAGAAAGTCGAGCTCAAATAAAGATCCATAAAGGATATTATGCTAATAACCGGGCTAACATTAAGAGCTATATATAAGATCCTGCCGAAAACCGAGCTCAAATGAAGAGCTATAGATAAGATCCTGCTGAAAACCGAGCTCAAATAAAGAGCTATAGATAATAGTATGCTGAAAACCGAGCTCAAATAAAGAACAACAGATTAAGAATCAAATTATTGTTGTCGAGTGCGAGGTCTAGCTTATGTATTTGTCAAGCAGAGTTGGACTTACTGAATGCCGAGCGCGAGAACGGGCTTATATGTTTGCCAAGAATATTTGAACTTACTGAGTTCCAAACGCGAGGTCGTACTTGTATATTTGCCAAGCAGAGTTGGCCTTACTGAGTGCCGAGCGCGAGGTCGGTCTTGTATATTTTGCCAAGCAGAGTTGGCCTTACTGAGTGCCGAGCGCGAGGTCGGGCTTGTATATTTGCCGAGCAGAGTTGGGCTTACTGAGTGCCGAGCGCGAGGTCGGGCTTGTATATTTGCCAGGCAGAGTTGAACTTATTGAGTGCCGAGCACGAGGTCGGACTTCTATATTTGCCAAGCAGAGTTGGGCTTACTGAGTGCCGAGCGCAATGTTGGACTTACTGAGGCACCGAGCGATGTCGGGCTTACTGATGGGCTGAGCTGGGGTGCCTTCTAGTGAAAATCACATTAGTTGAGCCCAGGCACGGTGCATCGAGCATGATGTAGGACACTGCATTGAAGCACAAGAAACGAGACAAAAGAGAGCCAAAAATAATTAtctcaaatatttgaaatggaTGATGCAACAAAAGAAAATCCTTGTTCGGATAATGATAAAATCTCAGTACATGAAACTTATCTTATGGATAAAATATTCTGAGCTTTGTAAAGCTTCAAATATAGTGAGAAACAtatcatgattttattaaaatcaagCATGACAAGTACTTGATGAAATTATGAACGAGGTTGGGCTTATGTGGCTCGGATTAAATAGCTCATCATAAAAATGTGAAATATCACCTGAAATTCGTTCTCAAGCTCATGCAGCtagttatattaaaaataaacaaaacagtATAGGGGTCATACTAAAGTTGAGTTAGCTTAGTCTCAAACATAATAAAGTTCAGTTGAATGATCACGGCCCTATCAACTTGACAATGGAAACATGAAAGAGTAAAATTTAGGTGAAAATGGAATTTGGGTCTCTGGCCGACATAAATTCCCCTAAAACAAAATTACTTTGTCAGTTTGTTACgagttttattttgttttcagCTTGTTGAGCTGGAGTTGAAAGAGTTTTTGGCATCTGATGAGAGCGAAACTGATGATAGTGGTGCTGAAGACACAGAAGACATattgatgaaaaaaataaaaaaacaagatATGTATCGTGCACTGATCCAGTCCGGAGATGGTTCAGATGATAATGATGAAGAGGGAGATGATCAGGACATGGAGGTCACTTTTAATTCTAGCTTAGAAAATATTAGCAAACGCATACTAGAAAAGAAAGACAATAAATCAGAAACTGTTTGGGATGAGCATCTCAGAAAGAGGAGAGAGAAAAAGAAGGCTAATAAAAACAGGTCCAAGTATTCATCAGATGAGGAAGACGGTTATACCGATCAGAAAAGTTCACAACCTGCAGAACAACATGATGACTTTTTCATTGATGAGCCTTCAGCCACAGAGAGTAAAGGGAATCAAGTCCGAGGCACCAAAAGGGGAAGTTACATTCAAGAAACAGCCCAAGAAGCTGAAGCAAGCATAGCGGAGCTTGAATTGTTACTTGCTGATGATAATGGAGGAGATACAAATATAAAGGGCTACAATTTGAAGCCTAAGAAAAAGAAGGGGAAGAAAGGAACGGAAATTCCAGATGAGGGGAAAATTCCAACTGCCGACGTTGATGATCCACGTTTTTCGTCTTTATTCACCTCAGCCCTCTTTGCTTTGGATCCAACAGATCCTCAGTTTAAAAGGTACATATCCCCTTTTCGTATTATGCAGTACCACACTGCAGCCTACCTATGGTactgataatattttttattttatatttcgaaagaaacccccccccccccaaaaaaaaaaaaaaaaaaaaaaaacaactctATATCAAATTTTACGACAATGTCTACTCTTAAAATTAAATCTGGCTTTGGCGCTACAGGAGTGCGACTTATTCTAGGCTGATTGCACAAAAACGGAAGATTACCGATAAAGAAGATGACGTAATGGTTCGCCCTGAAGTTCTTGGTCAAGTGTCAGAAGTGCACGAACATGAAAAAACTGAAGGATTGCCTCGAGGAAATGAGAAGCACGAGTCATCTTCATTGGTTAGGTCGCTGAGACTGAAGTTGAAACAACTGCCTTTGATGTCCCAAGGTAAAGTTCCTTCAGGGAATCGCAAATCCCAAGGAAAGTCGAAGAAAGAGAAATAAGAAAATCTAGAAGCGCAACTTAAGCTGCACTATATACTACTGCCGCGTGGACTTTTGAAGTTAATTTTGTGCGGCATTGTGTATGTCATCTTTGTACACAGTTTTTCAACAACAGCTAGTTTCGACTTTCGAAGAGCGTTTCCTACAGAAAAGTCGGGAAATATTGTTATACACATCCGGGAGATAAGTTTAGTTTTAAGAAATGAGCTTTTGAAACTGTGTtggaaattaaaataatatttatcttTATTTCTGAATAAATTACGATAACAATCAGATTgtgtaaatttttatttgttggtgattttttttttatttttatcaagcGGTAGGCCGTATCACCTATAAAAATGTACACTATATTGGAttattattgtataatgatGGTGTCGTTTTTTGGGGATGTTAAGATTTAAATTGAatgcaaaaaaatattgaacaatggaaaattaatttttagggACTAAATGATAACATCTTGCcattaaaattaagaaaagaaATGAACGTTCTTTGTTTGTCCAATGCAaactaaacaatgatatatccTATATGGATTAAAAAAACTCAAATTATATTATTCATATACGAGAGTTGTGTGGCATTAAAGGAGTTATTTGTATTATACACTCCCTAAAATATCGAAAATGCATACTTCTTCTTTGTGAAAATTAAATAGGTATCttggattttaattttttaaaaatcgcaCGAACACCATTGCATCACGTGAAAATCTAGCGAGCTAAAGTATTATGATGTTATATCATAGATTAGTGATAGAAATGATCAGCGGACAAGACAGTTAGAAAAAACTCAATTTGTTATAATTCATATTTCATGCAAGCTAGACTAGTTCAAACATTATCTATGATAAACATACGATGTCGGTTGTTGTATCAGGATCATCTAGTTCGATCTTGGAGTGTCCAGTTAACATAGATAACGTCTAAACTATTTTACCCAGCCTGAAATATGACATGTAACAAATTTTCTCTATAATTGTTCTTCATGGTGGTCATCTTGATCacttttctttgaaatatcatcaaaatactttAGCTCGCCATATTGCAGGTGGTACAGAGGGTGTCAGTGCAACATTTATAAAAAGTTAAGGTCTAgaatgcatttttatttttcacattGGAGAAATGtgcattttttatatttcaGATGAAGGTTTGATGCAAAAATCTTTTCATGAAGTATAGAAAATCTTCGAAATAAATGAATTATGGCCCAATTTGATACTTCAGCTCGATCAAGATTAAACTTAAACTACATTCTGATTGAGTTGCTCATGAAAACTTGCATCCAATTCTCAATTAGAATGCAGTAATTTCATTTCCATGAACTGACTAATTATACAACCGTCAAAACTTTGATTGTTTGTGCACATTGGTAAACATCATCTCAAGTAATGCCAATGGAGGGGACTAATCCCAAAATAATAGTGTCAAACTAGCAGACTTTGAGTTGACCAACATATCAGTGGAATTCCGTGAGCACCATGTGCGGGGAAAAATCGTTTTAAAAACAAAGAGTTCTCTCTTGGCTCGACTTCTAATTTGCTAACATAGTTTCTGAAACGTACACTaattgtttttctttaaaatatactagaaatttttttacacCTAAGCATTCGGCCGAAAgtatacataaatatattttaaagtacttttaaactatttaaaataaaccaactaaatattatttgaaaatctaaaagaacgtatttaaaacataaaatcgtaaacgtcAACGGACATTAAgctaacattatttcaaaaataaacttaactctaacatcctctcaaaaccactcaaaagcataaccgtcataaaatctttttaaagaaaacttaaatcataaacatccagctagttcaaccatcaagtcctccattaacatcaacaccatgctcacctgcatcgatcacatttagtgagtctattgactctgcaaaccttaaccatgataacaagtgatacataaacattcacaaacaacagtgaaaatacttttaataaaataatttttcactaatataaactttaaacattttcctctcgtcatatcatatcatatttcttttaatcatatacgtatacgttttttttattgaattcagatcttcaattgtgactttcgtatgagctgtaggtcgatggatccatctacgtattaccacggtaccgggcgaCGAGGACATCGACGACACTCTcatccgtcaactgagccttggccttacatatcatcgtatcatttCGAAGGAAAAACGATTGTCAGGTTATctttggggccttctcccataaacggAATCCCTCTGGTGCCTTTTCCCTTACGATAttctcaatcatatcatcgttttagtcacaatcaattcacctccttcaatatatatatcatcgtattcgtataaGTCTCTTGAGTGTGCGTGCGTGTGTATTTGACGTTGATGGCACATTGACAGACCAAATTATTTAGTATAAGTCTCTTGAGTTTATATGGGCCCCAATTGTTTTTTCAAATGAAATTCGGTACAAAACATTAAAATTTGacactaatatatgatattttgagTACACAATGTTTGATATCTTATATTAATGTATGATTTTTAGTACTCGAACGTGTATAATGAGTATTGATATTAATGACACGTATTTTCTTGGATGAAAGTCgatacaaaatttaaaataccaGACTGATAAATGATATTtgagtatacaatatttcagaTATGATACTAATACATGAATTTTTAGTACCAAAACATGTATAACAAATATTGATATTAACGACTTATGTCTCTTTTAGAATGAAAATCGATACAAAACATTAAAGATATgttactaatatatgatatatcaGTATCAACTTTTTAAGATATGAtagataatatatgatatttgagtacaTAAATCAATGTAGCAAGTACGATATCATATGGTTCTAATtttataatcaaaattttatcttttattttagatctaaaataattaatacctaaacatcatatattaattttatatttttaatattttgtatagAATTTCATTGAGAAAAAATACTTGCAAACATTTGTGGTAGAtatgtcataaaaaaatttgttccaTTATGTTTTTCAATTTCAGTAGccaacaaaacaaaaaacatgAATCGCGGTAAATGAAAGGGCATTTttaatgatataataataatggGATTTCCCTCTTTCTTTCTTATTTTGTGATCTGTATATTTCCCTTCTTTCTATTTATATGGCCAAGGGTTTCGATTCCTCCGAGGCTTAAGCGAACCGTTACCCATCTGATATACGCGCGCGAGGGGTTTAACTGGTAAGTGACACGAAGTTACCAGTGTAAAGTCCAATTCAACGGAGTATTCACTTCCGTCGAGGTATTTTTTATTATCTGGGTCTTTGTTTCactgaaaataatataatggATTGATAGTTTCCCACTTTTCAATTGATGGCTTAACGTTTCCGAGGAAAAAAATTGAATGAGTCAATTGTATGATCTCCTTGATTAACCTAGAGCACTTGATGAAGTTCGATTTCGGCATGATTTAGACTGtaaaatatggttttatatGGTAGAAGAGTACCCATATAACTGATTCCGTAGTTTATCCCATCTGTATTTTCTGTAAACAAAATGTATGTAAATTCCCCATgaacaattatttttaatattgatttggtttgctaataattaatatttttgaatattgatctGGTTTGCTAATAATTCACATTTTATTGTTCTGGAGATAACTATCATTTATCTGATTCAGATTTGTATCACAACTTGATAGAAATCTTATACCTATATGCCTCTAACCAGCTCAATTCTCCTTTAATCCAAACTTTGAAATACCGTCGTGCCCGGATATAAGTAGACTCTCACTCATATTTAGTGAAAAACTTGCACCATTTTTTGGTAAATATATGTTCTATATTTGGTTAGATTTTGTTGAGATTTCGCTaattatttcaatttatttttttcatacaTTTGATTTGTTTCCTTGTAAATTTTGGTGTGTTCGGATGCTTAAAATTTTAGATTTGGATTTGTAATTAGAATTGGATTTGGAAATCCATGGATTTAGGATTTTATCTTGTGTTtggtttgaaatttaaaaattttatttagaattcaATTCTTGTTTGGAAAAAACaagatttgaatttgaaaatttaaaattttactaaaataaTCTTAATTATcttttacataaatcaatatttaaaacatattattcaCATTATTAAAAaactgaaaaattaaaattaaatttatcatatatttCCCTATATCATTTCAATTGTATTTGTGTTATACAAACTACATAAactattatataattaattaactaatctTAACAAATACAAaatgaattattaaaataaaataataaaacataacatctaaatattcaaatttaaattctacgaaataaattatttcaaaattaaatattcaacCACATCCTCAttttataaaaagaaaaataaattataatcgaATAAAAAATTGTTCAATATTCATGACAACTAT
The Primulina tabacum isolate GXHZ01 chromosome 9, ASM2559414v2, whole genome shotgun sequence DNA segment above includes these coding regions:
- the LOC142556171 gene encoding pre-rRNA-processing protein esf1-like, with protein sequence MGSEDKKKQKKKSSNKKSSGKGKDDGEAKVIMDDRFVSAQSDPRFMEAPKRRAKVAIDSRFQRVFTDRSFTSSGAHIDKRGKPTNKGNNKNSSSLKHYYRILREDDENEESAIRGRGRGGEDEVDDIDSGSIASHTESESDGEKSDDSNEEKGFDESASTTSTNSDDEFMDDEEEDTFLQSVENVPDIEKETHRLAVVNLDWSQVRAVDLYVLLTSFLPKGGRIFSVTVYPSEFGLKRMEEEGTRGPVGLFDDNEEEDDNKDGDDIEKKKLRAYELSRLRYYFAVVIFDSSATADYLYKTCDGVEFERSGNKLDLRFIPDSTNFEHQPRDVATEAPADYEGLNFQTRALQQSNVHLTWDEDEPQRAKTLKRKLNTDQLVELELKEFLASDESETDDSGAEDTEDILMKKIKKQDMYRALIQSGDGSDDNDEEGDDQDMEVTFNSSLENISKRILEKKDNKSETVWDEHLRKRREKKKANKNRSKYSSDEEDGYTDQKSSQPAEQHDDFFIDEPSATESKGNQVRGTKRGSYIQETAQEAEASIAELELLLADDNGGDTNIKGYNLKPKKKKGKKGTEIPDEGKIPTADVDDPRFSSLFTSALFALDPTDPQFKRSATYSRLIAQKRKITDKEDDVMVRPEVLGQVSEVHEHEKTEGLPRGNEKHESSSLVRSLRLKLKQLPLMSQGKVPSGNRKSQGKSKKEK